TATCAGCACGCAAACACTCAACCGACCCCGCAGCcaagaatgaaacaaatcgAGACGACAAAACCAAAGACGCTATTATAATCGCGTAACTaatgttttgcatgaaatcttaCGCTTATCGCCATGCCCACAAAACAAAGTCCCACTTGCAAAAACCTCCACCTCGCACGTGCAGCGTTGCGGCGACCGAAAtcgtgaatgaaaaatgtgctcaaatttatattttatgattCAAGAAAACTAGTTCCACACTTTTGCCCGGGTCGGTCCCGCGTGCGGATGGGTAAATGAGCAGCGCTGTAGTGAGGCAGAGCGAATGATAAGAATAAATTATCCGACCGTGCGATGAATCAACCACCGTGAAACTCAAACTCTCAATCTCTCCGCTAAAAAGGTGAGGAGGGTTGAAGGTGACTTCGTGTAAAAGCCTGAAAGCAGGGAGTCGGGCCATTTAGCTCAGGATGGGTCAGAATGACCACAGCTAAAACCACTGTCCAGGGGAAGGGCGCTGCGAGTGTCCCGGGCAGGGTTGTGATCACGACAACGAGTGACGAAGGCGATGagagacgacgacaacgacggccaCGCAATGGCAAAGAATAGCTTCAATAAATCATAACCGTCCTGTTGAAAGGCAGTGCCCGCACAGTGTCTTGGTCCCTGTTTGCGTTGAATACATGGCTTCgcttctgttctgttctggTTGGCGAAAGgagagcacacacaaaaaaaacgctgtACGAAAAGTGGCTGATAATAGAAGAAGGTTGCACTTCGCGCGTGTGAGGCAGGACAGCGCGAAGGGGTGATGTGCCGTTACTGGTAGGAGGATATAAAAGCATGCGAACTCGTAATCTTTTCACCTCAGCGGACCGACGGTAAGCATCGTCGTGGAAACTGGCCCACAGCCTTCCATGGCTGCCGCCGTCATCAACGTCGTTGTCATTCTTCGCATCGGTCATTATTCGCATAGCTCTACATGGCACGGTGGATGATGATACCGCAAAAAGGATGCGCACCGAGTCATCTTAAAATCAGCAAACCAAAGGAATCTTTGGCCATTGCCACATGCCACGGTTGTGGGCAAAAAAGGGCCTGCTTAAGTAGAGCTGGTTCTTTGAAgggaagtttttatttttgcaagcAACCctgaatacacacacacacacacacaaccactgCTGAATACAACGCAAAAAAACTCTACTAGAATTGAAGAAAACGATGAACTCGGTGGTAAATTTGATAAGGCAGTAAAGGACACATTAaacttttgctttcttttcttctttccaaCTACTTCCTACTGCTGCCCTAATAAATAAAAGTGATGCGCACCGAGCACCGGCCCAGGCCCGGCACGATGAGCGATGGCGCACGATAACCCCAGCATCAAAACTGTAGCACGATGCTTTTGATGTGGATGTTGGCCACTACCGCTACCACCACCGCCCCCAGGACCGCCCCAGCTGAGGTTCTCCCAAAACGTCATTCATCAGCTTCATCCCGAGGCGCGCCTCGTGTTTTGGTCAGTTGGGTTGACCTTTTGATATCGTGGAACATTTGCACGAAATTACTCTTcttcaacgaaaaaaaaaatgcagggGCAACTGTGTAGTAAGaccaacataacaaaaaaacaatacctcGGCCTCTACTTGTGCTGCCGTGGAAAGGCTAATGGAGGAAAGGATGagatagaaaattaaatttatgagCTAAATTTTTCTTCCCCTTCTGGGTCagcgtgtatgcgtgtgtgggtgggtgtgagTGTCGGTGTAAGTGACTTTGAAAGGACCCTGCTATTAGTGGTGGGTATTAGAGTGTGTTTAACAAAACGCTAGCAGAACGAACGCCCGGTGCTCGGTCAGTTGTTGTCCATTCGCTTTAAAAGGGGCGCATCATTCCGACAGCGAGCCTTCCATTTTTCTCCTTCGCTAGCAAGGAAGCGCAGACGAGCTTGGTGAGGATTTCTTTCGAGCTTTCATTTCCACGAGCCTTCTTTCCCACAAGACCctatccaaaacaaaaaacagcgtAGAAAAAAAGGATCGCCACGAAACGTAGAAAATCCTGAGAGAGTTTAACTTTATTGAATACGCTTACGCTTCCTCAACATTCAACTCTTTTGTACCTTGGGTTGCTTGTTCTTTGAAACCCCCTAGGTGGATCATCACTATCAGCTTTCACCGAAAGCCGGGTGTCATATGTTTATGCGAcatgacccccccccccccccccctgaaGCCTCACCCCACAAACCTTGCATCATACCTCCCGTAGGCAGCCACTTTTCAACCTGTCCGCACGAACAATTCACAGGTAGCACAAGGTACGACATTTCGGTGATTTATGATGTTTTACCGAACAGGGGTTACTTCCGTTCCGGCACCAATGCTACACACACTGTGTTCCGGGGGGACGTGAGGCTGTTCGGTGGAGAAAAACTAAATGAAAGGACGCAGAAGATACGCAGAAGTTGTCATTTCGGTGAAATTctttcgtttgattttgcGGATTTTGTAAGTTGGCtgaagaaatgtttttattactttcGATCTGCTTATCTGCTTTCGGTTATTTTTCAAATGTTGCTTTGATTCACAGTTTGCGCATGTTGAAAATGTGTAcatctatgtttttttttgtttcgttagaacggcctcctggccgtatcgacttattgtaccacgtagccggatagtcagtccttgctacgaaggaattggtccggatggaattttagtccggtccgttcgtgtgaagaccggctccgctaccatcatgccaccgggtcgccccaaaatcaattttaattcttCGAAAAAAATCTTACTTCATTTTATTCGTTATCCTCGGAGActgatttttcattttattttttttccaaacagCCGAAATTATTTGTAATTGCATAAATACTCATAGAAGAAAACCACAACTGAAGGCGCAAAAAGGCAACGCCGAGGGACGCGCTAGAATGTGACAAAAATTGTGGACAgccatgttttatttatgtttatttgttcGATGAGAAGTTAAAACCCGAATTGTTTTACTGTCATCACAGAAAAAATGTGATTCCAAAAGCTTTAGTGGCAAAATATTCCGGATTTAAAATCAAAACGTctgtaatataaaataaagcttCAAGAGTGTCCTTAATTCATGCCCACAACTGAACTAAGCGTGAAAAGTGTTCTTATTTGCAAATGGTATTCACTTTACTTTCTTTCTAATCTAACTATCAATCTATTTCATCGCCCTAAATCATACTTCTTCTACTTATCAACGCAATACGGTTGCATTTCACGAGACTCGTGCAGACAGGGGCAAAATTAATGACACATTTCGAGAGTTAATTGTTTACCACTCGGCAACGGGCGAAGCGCATAATTATTGCCAGCCATGAACTTAATTACCCCGGCCGTTCGCTCGATCAACGAAAGCTGCCGATCTCTTTTAGAGAGCGGCGGGAAAATGGGAAGAAGCTTTAGGCAGAAGGCGAGATGGACAAGCATCGATTCCGGATCGAATTaaacaaacggaacggaaggGAAGGGACGGGAGAAAAAATGGTCCGGGTCTACACTTTTTCTACCATGTCATCGGCTCGTTTCCCGCCAGGTTTGTTCATCGTCACTCTACCAAACACGGTGACGAAGCGAAATCGCTAAGAAGTATTCTGCCATGCAACACAcatccactcacacacacgagTGCGGACAAACACCGGCTTAGGAAGCTTCTGGCAGTCAATGAAGGAAAAGTTTGGCTCTACCGCTGTGGGTTGCTTAATGAAgcattaagtttatttttcttgtgATGTGATGTTTAGCAGTGTTGCAAACAGTTTTCTTCCTCCGCTAGCAGAATTTTTCGCCATGTCCCCACATCCATGCACATGACCTTCGGTCGCCCAGCCGTCCCAACCGAAACGGCGATAATGTTGTCTTTACCCACCGACTCGAACACTCCGAGCAACCGAAAGTTTCGGCACCCTAATGGGATAATGGAAAAACATGTTGCTCGTGATTGATTTGTCAACACCAATGATTGAGCGATAGTTGTTCGCCGAGTTTGCCTGTTTTTCGTTGCGACGTCTGTTATGCGACGATGCTAAAAGGACGGAACCGGAAGCAGCATGACGTACGGCAGGAACGGCACAGAACACAGAAAACAAACTTGAAGCTCCAAAAATCGGGTCACTTCGTACTAATTGTCGGTGGCGGAATGGGAGAGGTCACATATCAGAGAGACAGTGCCACAACCTTTGCTGTTAATTAATGGTCATCGGTAAACAGCCGGCATGGAGGTAATTAACTAAAGCTTTCCTCCAATGTACTGGTGTCATCATTACCGTGCAACTAGAAAATGTCACTTAATTGTTTGTTGAAATTGAACGACTCTTAGtgcattgattttttttccgaaaCCGAGCTCTATAAAAAGTGACTCGGCTCGTTACTGTTTGCTTCAGTCTTTGTTTGAGAATCATTCGGGGAGAGTTGGACAATCGTTAAAGTTTCTTCTGATATTAAAGAGATGATGCTAATAACTCTCGTTTGTTTTGGGTTAATGTGTTGTTCGACCGTGTTTGCGCAAAGTACACCACGCCGAGATGCCGAATATCCACCACCAGAGCTGCTCGAGGCGTTGAAACCATTGCATGATATTTGCATTGGAAAAACAGGTGTCACAGAGGGTGAGTTATTATGTGCTGTTTTTACAGATGCTGCTGATTTACTGTGATTTGCTGTGTTCTGTAGGAAATTCTTTGAGTGTTGAGGGCATTGAATAAATTGATTGTTCTAAACCGATAACAAGGGAATATTGAATATTGAAGTGAGTTTTGTGATCGAAGTATCGCCGAATGTAGTGGTAAAGGACTATTCATCTACGGGTTCATAAAGTCAacgaaagccagaaatgacaggactagacctcttgaggtttttCTACCAACAAATAAGGAAATAATGTACCAAAACGTACGAAGCTTTTAAAAGTAAATTGGgcttttccatttgtttcaaTAACACTGCGGGAACGGTCGCATTGctaaaaatgattaatttctGTTTTATAAAAgatattgcatttttttaaatgtaataatgAAAATGTATTAAAGTAGCAACGAGAAAGATTATTTTAATGCATAATagaagtttaatttttaatatgatcgctattaaataaataataattttaattttatatgaTCACTAAAGTAGGAGTAGTTTTAAATGGATAAGTTTAAATTAGCCCATTATCTATGCATATGATTATTTTCCAAGCCTAATTTTCGATTTCTTTTACCCGTACACACGTCACAACTTATAACACTTACAGAAGCGATCAAGAAGTTCAGCGACGAAGAGATCCACGAGGACGAGAAGCTCAAATGCTACATGAACTGTTTGTTCCACGAGGCCAAGGTGGTCGACGACAACGGTGACGTGCATCTGGAAAAGCTGCACGATTCCCTCCCGAACTCGATGCACGACATTGCATTGCACATGGGCAAACGATGTCTCTATCCCGAGGGTGAAAATCTATGCGACAAGGCGTTCTGGCTGCACAAGTGCTGGAAGCAGTCAGATCCAAAGGTACAACCGGGTTCGGGACGGTTTACGCTTTTGATCGGCCTTTCATTTGCGTTCGCGGCCTTTATCACCTTCCAAACCCCATTGCgcaaaacggcaacaaaaaagtcACATTTAAAACGCGATTCGCCGAACCTGAAATCGGACATTTTTCCCGCTCGGTAGCaagtttttaattgaaaaagtttAACTTTTAATTGCTTCCGGCTAGTAGTGTGACGCCACCGTCGCGGCAAATATGGTTTTCCTATTGCTTCGCTTTGGTTGGAGATGAAAAGGGGCGAAaccagcgacaaaaaaaaaccaacccgtTCCTTACTTTATTTTAGAttgaaattcattcattcgctgtgtttttttatgagcACTTTAACCGATGTGGATTTTGGTTTTGCGTATCCTTTCTTTACAGCACTATTTCCTAGTTTAAGATGCAGCTTTCAGCAGCTAGACCGAATGCTTACGAGGATGCGCATCGTGACTCGGTGGGATTGAGTGATCCTTGCTTGTTACAGGCTAATCTTCACGTAAAGGAGCAGCGCGCATCCACCGGTTACCAGCATGCCAGCTCGTGCTTCGGAATTAGTAATTAACCTATTTCGCTTGCCTTCCGCATTGCACTGCACGTAGTTTCCCAACTAACCGACCAACCTGTGACTAACCAACTTCAACGCAACCATTTGACGGCTTGGCCTTCCCAACCACGGAATCACCACCAGAACAGTGGCTCCAAGTGGTGCGAATGGATAAAATTCTAAATTTCTGCCCCGAACTTACGGTGCAAAGTTCTTACTTCCTACTAACCCTACTTTCTTTGCTGAGAACAGGACTTTCTTCACCCGTCCAATGAAAAGCATGagtcaaagaacaaaaaaaaggaataaaatgatgaaaaaatgCATACAAACTGACTGGCCTGGTGGATCGTTGAGAAACAAAACGCAAGGGAAACTATAATCAGACcgtattttcttttaattacaTTCAGGGAAAAACTTTCAACAAGTCGTTGGCGTTGACTTGGTTTCGTGGGGCGTACATTCGCCTTAAAAACGATTCCGGTTAGCGTTTAAATGGGGTTTATTTAAGTTCGTCACTTGCTTCTAGTTAAAGTTGGGCTAAGTTTCGTATGCAATCGGGAATGAAGTAGACGGACTTTGCGGTGATCAAATATTTGAGGTACACTAAAGTTGCTTGAACATTCGCTTCCGTGGGTCAAATTTGCAATCAGTACTATTTAAATATAGGTTACGAGAACTTAAGCAACTCCAATTTGTTCATTTGCGGTTgtaaatttttaacaaacatCTACCAATTGGAGAACCATTCTTAATTTTTATAGTTAAACATGTTAACTAACCTCAGATTCATGTATTCTGATTACATGTTTTTTGTCAAAAGAATCAAAAAATAATCTGAATTTTGTATTGTTTGACGTTACATTTTGTGCAAATTATTGTAAACAATCTGTTGATGTAAGCTATAAATTGTTGTGATTGTTTACGATGCGGCGATATTAAGAAACACAGACCACCATAAATAggaattttacattttttacacATATTTTAATCGAAGCCATCAAAGAAATAATATGCCAGTTGTGTATCACAATTTGCCtccattaaaaaataattcacagTTATAAAATAATCCGACGCACAGTTTTACCGTACATTAAATGGTAGGTGGAGAATCAATATTcttgtgaacaaaaaaaaacgcctttaCTAGGTCTTAAATGATTGTTGCTCCGCAATTCCTAAGCTGACTTAGAATATTTTGCTGTCATAGCAAGGCACTTCGCGATGTTAACTTTAAGTGATTTATCACTGACGTATCCAATGGAAACTTTTAACCGCTTTTACATCTGCTCGACATCTTCATCAAGGTTCGTGCCTCCATGTTATGAATTAAACACCGCCAACAGTTTGCGTCCGCCATGAGAAAGTTAATTTTCGTACCATCGCTTACCCAACGGTACGAATCAAGTACTGCTCCACGGGATCAGTACGGCCGGTTGCGCACTGCCACCGTTGCAGGTGCATCGAGAAAAGGCCCCGTTTAGGACAAGGCTGACACCATGCGCCTTTCATCGGTGACAAGCTGTCTCGGCAAAGTCAGAAACAAATCTGTTGAATGAGCGTATTAAAGCAAAAAGTTGAGTAGcaccagcaaaaacaaaaccccgcaGGACAAAACGACGAACGGAACGCGACAAAGGAAATGCAAAATGCTGTTCTCGATGGCAGACGTAAATCAGTCTCGGTAGATAATTTACTGTTTCTTACTGGCCTGCACTGTGTACGTGTCGCACTGCTCGCCGtcgtggggaaaaaaaggctACCCAGAAGCTAGCTGACGTCTGCCGCGCTGTGTAAGTGCTTTTagcaagcaattaaaattGCTAATTAAATGACAGTTCATTTTAAAATGCTGTGTAAGAAGCTTTTGTATCGGTGCCGCTCGAGCCTTCcgccgaaaggaaaagcgtacTACGAGCTGTTCGTAAATGAGCGAAAACGTTTAATCATCGCAAATGCAAAACGCGCATTTCGCGCACGCTAACGAATTGTCATCCGAATTCGTAATTAACGCAAAGGAGAAGTTTTCGTGCGGGCAAATATTGCAATCGCTTCGTACGCAGAATGCATTTGTAATTATGTCGGATGCCAAATATATCGCAGCAACAAAGATGATTAGTACAGCATCTTTTCAACGGAGAAAAGCATCGCACAACATTTCAATATagtatttttctttctcactAAGCTTTAAACACTTTGAGTGCCAGCgccatttttaaattgttatctACTTTGGGTTAGCGAGCTGGTGGTTATTAacttttggtttttatttctgaTAATACAATAAAGACGATTCGATCATAATAAAGGCATGCATTGCGATCGTTACCATTGCTTGGCCTATTAAACGCACCCGCCGGTCGAAACGATACCAATAATCGTTACAGGAATTATGTTTCAaggggaaataaaaataaaacggaacGATAGCGACCGACGATGCAACGGGTGGAATCACATACACAGACAAATTTGCCaattcgaaacggaaaaagatatcaagtgttttcttttacacaACACGCGTTGCTTAATATCAGCAAACCTAACTCGTAAGATGTATCAAGCGTATGAGAGTCAAGCCAATGGGATCACTATGAAATGTGgcaaatgcaacaaaaccGGTATAGATTAACCATATTGGGAgtcacttcttcttcttgatagGCTTAACAGCCATACGAGAAAGGtttaggcctgccatttctggctttctttacCTTTATTTAAGCGTTGATGGCCCGTAGTCCTGCGTGCGGAAGAATGTtgcggatgggattttggatcggtcctgtcgtgtgaagaccggagccgctaccaatacaccatcggaCCAAGTTTTGTAATACTACAGGTTgtgtgaaaattttaaaaataatagaaatatTGACCGAACTTGGTAAATATAATGTTCTGCAaagttttaccaaaaaaacatGGCTTGTACATAATGCAAAACTGAAATGCATCAATGTTCAAAATAGACGaagatgtttatttatttttgatggAAGAAATCCATAAAAAgttagcaatacggcctggccgttcttgaagaaataaaaaaaaatccataaaaagttaaaaataggAATTTTGACATGAATATATAACCGGGAACGGTCGAATTTTTACTTCACAAAAACTGTTGTGCAGTAAACAACCTTctattaaacaaataaattgaaacaaaatgcaGAGTTTGTTATCTtttcaaaaagaaaagatggTTTATGGCCTCTTCTCTTTCTGGTTTATGGCTTCTTTCTTATATGATTCTATTTCCATTATGAGTCAAACACAGTACGTAATGATCAAATCTGCAACGAAACAGAGTATCCTTCACCATTTTGTATTGTTATGAGGACTAATTTAACGGTTTTAATGAAACATGTTATTAAAACCGAAAACTACTCGGTCATTACGGTTCTTCATAACAGCCAAAATTGCTTCTACCCCACTAGCCTCTCCGGAGTTCAGCACACGTCGCTCCGAAAGGCAAAGTTTCctcaattttccacctttaTTGAACCATTTTACTATCGAACGATAAATTTCACTTTCCGGGAATGCACTCACTTTTCCTAATACCTCAGAACCGCAGCGTCCTTCAGCATCGGCAGATTCGGCGTGCAGCATAGGCCATGTGCAGCATCGCATACCACCAAGCACCGTTTATTGCAGCCGATCGAAAATTCCTCCAATGATAGTAGATTTTGACGGTGGTTCTAGTTtttcctgtgtgtgcgtgtctggGGAGCAAAAGGGAAGGATTCTGTGGTTTCGGCACTTCAAAACTTCACCCaaagaattttaataaaaacattcaattacCAGCCTTCCGAGGGACATAAGTTTTGAGCGGCCATGTCCATCGTTGCCACGTGGCGAATTTTCACGGAAACAAAGACCACTCCCaccgcacatacacacattccTTCTTCCTTCTGCTGATTTTTCCACCGCTCTACCAAGTGCCGTGCTGAATGTAACCGACAAAGTCCATCAGTTTTCTGCTTTCCACCTCAGGAGTTTCTTCTGTTTTGGCCGCTGCCGAATTTAAAACAGACGAGAGTAAAGGCATCAACCGGAGCGGTGGATCCAGGACGGAAGGGGGAGAAATAATTGATAGAATTGTAACTGAATGCGTGAACATAGTTCTTTACTTTGGGTGCTCGTGCGACCGCACCGCTCAAGCGTGTCCAACCGTGCAGAAAATCAAACTGCGGAAACTGCTTCAACGGACCACGAATTTGAATCCGCTTCGCAGCGAAGTCGCTAAACTTTAcgttaattgaattaaatggattccgtttgttttgggtagaaaaattgtttgt
The Anopheles moucheti chromosome 2, idAnoMoucSN_F20_07, whole genome shotgun sequence genome window above contains:
- the LOC128298458 gene encoding general odorant-binding protein 83a-like; this encodes MMLITLVCFGLMCCSTVFAQSTPRRDAEYPPPELLEALKPLHDICIGKTGVTEEAIKKFSDEEIHEDEKLKCYMNCLFHEAKVVDDNGDVHLEKLHDSLPNSMHDIALHMGKRCLYPEGENLCDKAFWLHKCWKQSDPKHYFLV